ATTCGCCCGGCGCTGCATCGGCTGGGGCACGCGCTTCACGGCCGTGGGGATGGACATTGCCCTGCTGGTCAACGGCGCGCGGGGCCTCGCGGCCGCGTTCCGCGACGCCTGAGGGCGGGGTGGCGGCGCGGGCGGAGCCTCCGGCGGGGATATTTGGGCCAAGATGAATGGGGACAGGGTGGATCGTGGGGCGGACCGGTTCCGGGTGCCGCAGGCTGCGGGGCCGGCGCGCGCGGTGATTGCCGACCGGCCGGGTCGGGCCGCATTGCAGGCCGTGGGGGCTGCGGTGGCGGCCGGGCTGTGCTTTCGGGTGGGCGGCGACGGGCTGCCTGCACCGGAGACGCGGGCGGGGTTGCCGATGTTCGAGACGCTGACCTCTGGCACCTCTGGCACCCCGCGGCGGATCCGGCGCAGCCAGGCGTCGTGGATCGCCAGTTTCGCGGTGAATGCCGGGTTGTTCGGCATCGGGCCGGGGGTGCGGGTGGCGGTGCTGGGGCGGCTGTCGCAGTCGCTGGCGCTTTATGGCGCGGTGGAGGCGCTGCATCTGGGGGCGGGGCTGGCGTTGCTTGACGGGCTGCGCCCCGACCGGCAGCGGGCGGCACTGGCCGGTGCGGGCGTGCTCTACGCGACGCCGACCCAGCTGCGCCTGCTGATCGAGGCGGGCGGGCCGCCGCTGACCGATCTGCGCTTCGTGCTGGTGGGGGGCGCGGCGCTCGATGCCGCGACCCGTGCGGGGGTGGCGGCGATCTGCCCCGCTGCAGCGATCCGGGAGTTTTACGGCGCCGCAGAGGCCAGTTTCGTGACGCTGGCGGATGGGGATGCGCCGGAAGGCTCGGTCGGGCGGGTCTATCCGGGCGTGTCGCTGTGCCTGCGCGATGCGGCAGGGGCGGCAGTGGCCGAGGGGCAGCGCGGGCAGATCTGGCTGCGCAGCCCCTATGTGTTTCAGGGCTACGGCGTGCCGGAACCGGGCGGTGCCGAGTGGCGCGACGGCTGGCTGACGGTCGGCGAATGGGGTTGGCTGCGGGACGGGTATCTGCATCTGGCGGGCCGGGCGGGGCGGATGGTGACGGTGGCCGACGAGAACGTGTTCCCCGAGGAGATCGAGATCTTTCTGGCGGGCCTGCCCGGCGTGGCCCGGGTGGCGGTGCTGCCGCGCCCCGACCCGCGGCGCGGCCATGTGCTCGACGCGGTGCTGCTGGGCGATCCGGCACAGGGGCCGGCGATTCTGGCGGCGGCGCGGGCGCGCTTCGGCCCGCTGAAGGCGCCGCGCTGCCTGCACTGGCGGGGTGACTGGCCGCTGCTGCCTTCGGGCAAGACCGATCTTGCGGCGCTGGCGGCGGGGCTGTGACCGCCTTTGTCATCGCCGCGCGGCGCACGCCGGTGATGCCGCATGGCGGGGCCTATGCCGCGCTGTCGCTGGCCGATCTTGCGGCGCCGGTGCTGCGGACCTGTCTGGCCGATGCCGGGATCGAGGCGGGGCAGGTGGATGAACTCGTGCTGTCGAACGCGCTGGGGGCCGGGGGAAACCCGGCGCGGCTGGTGGCGCTGGCGGCGGGGCTGCCCGAGGCGGTGGCGGGGCTGAGCATCGACCGGCAATGCGCCGGGGGCCTTGACGCGCTGCTGCTGGCGCGGGCGCTGGTGGTCAGCGGGCAGGCCGAGGTGGTGCTGGCGGGCGGGGTGGAAAGCTGGTCGCGCCGGCCCTTGCGACAGCGCACCGATCCGGCGGGCGGGCCTGCGGTGCCCTATGACGCGCCGCCCTTCACGCCCTGGCCCGAGCGTGACCCGTCGATGCTGGCAGCGGCGGCGGCGCTGGCCGATGCGCTGGGGATCGGGCGCGAGGCGCAGGACGGCTGGGCGGTGGCGAGCCACGCAAGGGCACTGGCGGCGCGCGACCGGATGCGGGCCGAGATCGTGCCGCTGCTGGGGCAGGACGCCGACGGGTTCACCCGGGTGCTGACCCCGGCGCTGGCCGCCCGGGCGCGGCCCCTGGCGGGCAGCATCACCCCCGCCAATGCCGCCGTGGCGGCGGACGGGGCGGCGTTCTGCCTGGTGGTCTCGGCGCGAATCGCGGCACAGGCGCCGCGCGCGTTGCGGATCGCGGGCGGGGCGAGCCTTGGCGGGCGGCCCGAGGCGCCAGGGCTGGCCCCGGTGGCCGCCATCGCGCGGGTGCTGGGGCGGGCGGAGGTGTTGCCGCACAGCCTGACCTGCGCCGAGGTCATGGAGGCTTATGCCGTGCAGGCAATCGCCTGCGTGCAGGGCGCGGGGCTGGACCCGGCGCGGGCCAACGCAGGGGGCGGGGCGCTGGCGCGGGGCCACCCGATCGGCGCCTCGGGTGCGGTGCTGGCGGTGCGGCTGTTCCATGACCTCGGTGCGGGCCACGGGCTTGCCGCGATTGCCGCGGCGGGCGGCATCGGCACCGCACTGCTGCTGGAGGCGTGACGCCTCAGGGCCGCGACAGAACCGCGCCGGGGCGCACCTGCGCCAGCCCGCGGGTCAGGGCGGCGGTGATGCCGGCCTTGATCAGGTCGCCCGCGAGGAATGGCGTGGCCAGTGCCGCCGCCTCGACCCAGGTCTTGCCCAGCACCAGCGACATGCCGGTGATGCCGAACAGATAAAGCACCGCGATGCCGCCGAACACCGCGCCCACGAAGGACGCCACCGCGATCGGCGCCTTCCAGCGTTCGACGATCAGTCCGATGACGAAGGCCGCAACCGGGAAGCCGATCAGGAACCCCACCGACGGCCCGGCGAATACGCCCAGCCCGCCGCGCCCGCCCGACAGCAGCGGCAGCCCCAGCGCCACCAGCAGCAGGAACAGCACCACCGCCAGTGCGCCGCGCCGCGCCCCCAGCACGGTGCCGCAGAGCATGACCCCCATCGACTGCGCCGTGATCGGTACGCCCGACATCAGCGTGATCTGCGGCACCAGCCCCAGCACGGCGATCAGCGCGGCAAACAGCGCGATATGGGTGACGTTGCGTTCCATTCCACTCTCCTTCTACAATCCGCCGCGTGCCCGCAGGGCCTCGGCCACATGATCGGCATCGTCGAGCGCCAGCAGCGTCACCGGCAGCACGACGCGCCAGGTGGCGCGGGTCGGGCTGCGGGCGTGCCAAGCCTCGATCAACTGGCCGGTGCGCTGCATAAGCACCGGGGTGAAGCGGATTACAAGCGCGATTGCCACCGCCAGCACGCGCGGGCTGAGGCCGATCCGCGCAAGGGGGCGGGCAGCGCGTTCCACCACCGCGATCAGGTCGTCAAGCCGCGTCGTCATCGTCACCAGATTGGCCAGCGCAACGGCGGTCACGAGCTTCAGCCCGATGCCCGCCCCCGCCGCAATCTCGCCGGTCCAGCCGTGCCAGAGCGCCAGCACCAGCAGGAACGGCCAGAGCGGGCGCAGCATCGCCGCACCATGCCGGGCAAAGCGCAGGCCGAAGGCGGCGTAAAGCGCGGCGGTCAGCGCGGCAGCCAGCGCGATGGCTGCAAGGTTCGACAGCGGCACCAGCAGCAGCGTGGCCCCGGCCAGCGCCACCAGCTTCGCCCCGGCGGGCAGGCGGTGCAGCGGGGTCTCAACCGGCGAGGTCAGCGTCAGCATCGGCGTCCCCCAGGCGGGCCATCTCGGCGGTGAAGGCGGGCAGGACGGCGGCGGGGGCGGCGTCGGCCCGGATGCGGCCCGCCTCCAGCCACAGGACGCGGTCGTAGCCCGCCAGCGCCGCCGGGTCGTGGGTGATGGTCACCAGCCGCTGCGGCAGGGCACTCAGGGCGCGCCCCAGCCGGATCTGGGTCGGCAGGTCAAGCCCGGCGAAGGGCTCGTCCAGCAGGATCGTCGCGGGTTCCATCGCCAGCACCGCCAGCAGGCACAGGAAATGCCGCTGGCCCTGGCTCAGGCTGGCGACCGACGCAGTGGCCCAATGGCTGCGGCCCTGCGCGGCGAGTGTGGCGCGCGCGAGGGCGCGGGCCTCGGCGTCGCTGCGGCCCTGCTGGCGCAGGCCGAAGGCCAGTTCTTCCTCGACGGTGGGAAAGATGATCTGGTGATCTGGGTTCTGGAACAGGATGCCCAGCCGCGACAGGATGCCCTTGCGGTCGCGCGCCGGGTCGATGCCATCCACCAGAACCGAGCCGGTCGCGGCCGGGATCAGACCCGCGATCAGGCGCAGCAGCGTGGTCTTGCCCGAGCCGTTGCGGCCCAGGATGCCGATCCGGCGCTCGGTCAGGGTCAGGCTCAGGTCATGCAGGACGGCCTTGCCCGCAAGACTGACGCCCGCAGATTGCAGCACGATGCCGGTGGAGGCGAGGGAGGCGGGCATCGGGGGCCTTGGGTTGTCGCGGGCTGGGGCCTTTTAGCGCCTGCCGGGGGGGCTGCCAAGTGGGCTGTGCACGCGATTGCGCGTCGCGCGTGAACCCGACCCCGAAGCCCGAAGGACGCGGCCCCGCGCAGGCTCGGGATCTCCGGCGTGATCCGGCCCGGCGCGATCAGCGCCATTCTCTTTCGAGGTTTCGCAACCCGAACCTGCTCCGGAAATCGACGATGGCCGCCAGCGCGTCCATCGGCCGCGTGGGTTCCGCTGCGGCGGGGCGCAGCGCGCGGCCACCCGCTCCACCACCTGCCGCGATACGGCCTGGCCCGATGACGCGGCCATCCTGTCGGGTCTGGCCGTGTCGATCAACGGTGGT
This DNA window, taken from Paracoccaceae bacterium Fryx2, encodes the following:
- a CDS encoding AMP-binding protein, producing the protein MNGDRVDRGADRFRVPQAAGPARAVIADRPGRAALQAVGAAVAAGLCFRVGGDGLPAPETRAGLPMFETLTSGTSGTPRRIRRSQASWIASFAVNAGLFGIGPGVRVAVLGRLSQSLALYGAVEALHLGAGLALLDGLRPDRQRAALAGAGVLYATPTQLRLLIEAGGPPLTDLRFVLVGGAALDAATRAGVAAICPAAAIREFYGAAEASFVTLADGDAPEGSVGRVYPGVSLCLRDAAGAAVAEGQRGQIWLRSPYVFQGYGVPEPGGAEWRDGWLTVGEWGWLRDGYLHLAGRAGRMVTVADENVFPEEIEIFLAGLPGVARVAVLPRPDPRRGHVLDAVLLGDPAQGPAILAAARARFGPLKAPRCLHWRGDWPLLPSGKTDLAALAAGL
- a CDS encoding acetyl-CoA C-acyltransferase — protein: MTAFVIAARRTPVMPHGGAYAALSLADLAAPVLRTCLADAGIEAGQVDELVLSNALGAGGNPARLVALAAGLPEAVAGLSIDRQCAGGLDALLLARALVVSGQAEVVLAGGVESWSRRPLRQRTDPAGGPAVPYDAPPFTPWPERDPSMLAAAAALADALGIGREAQDGWAVASHARALAARDRMRAEIVPLLGQDADGFTRVLTPALAARARPLAGSITPANAAVAADGAAFCLVVSARIAAQAPRALRIAGGASLGGRPEAPGLAPVAAIARVLGRAEVLPHSLTCAEVMEAYAVQAIACVQGAGLDPARANAGGGALARGHPIGASGAVLAVRLFHDLGAGHGLAAIAAAGGIGTALLLEA
- a CDS encoding biotin transporter BioY codes for the protein MERNVTHIALFAALIAVLGLVPQITLMSGVPITAQSMGVMLCGTVLGARRGALAVVLFLLLVALGLPLLSGGRGGLGVFAGPSVGFLIGFPVAAFVIGLIVERWKAPIAVASFVGAVFGGIAVLYLFGITGMSLVLGKTWVEAAALATPFLAGDLIKAGITAALTRGLAQVRPGAVLSRP
- a CDS encoding energy-coupling factor transporter transmembrane component T: MLTLTSPVETPLHRLPAGAKLVALAGATLLLVPLSNLAAIALAAALTAALYAAFGLRFARHGAAMLRPLWPFLLVLALWHGWTGEIAAGAGIGLKLVTAVALANLVTMTTRLDDLIAVVERAARPLARIGLSPRVLAVAIALVIRFTPVLMQRTGQLIEAWHARSPTRATWRVVLPVTLLALDDADHVAEALRARGGL
- a CDS encoding ABC transporter ATP-binding protein, which codes for MPASLASTGIVLQSAGVSLAGKAVLHDLSLTLTERRIGILGRNGSGKTTLLRLIAGLIPAATGSVLVDGIDPARDRKGILSRLGILFQNPDHQIIFPTVEEELAFGLRQQGRSDAEARALARATLAAQGRSHWATASVASLSQGQRHFLCLLAVLAMEPATILLDEPFAGLDLPTQIRLGRALSALPQRLVTITHDPAALAGYDRVLWLEAGRIRADAAPAAVLPAFTAEMARLGDADADADLAG